From the genome of Suricata suricatta isolate VVHF042 chromosome 3, meerkat_22Aug2017_6uvM2_HiC, whole genome shotgun sequence, one region includes:
- the CDCA7 gene encoding cell division cycle-associated protein 7 isoform X1 produces MDARRVRQKGHGVKKNLKKFRYVKLISMETSSSSDDSCDSFASDNFANTRLQSARTGCRTRSQCRGSGPLRVAMKFPTQNTRGAADKRAAPPEPSENSVTDSSSDSEDENGMNFLEKRALNIKQNKAMLAKLMSELESFPGSFPGRRSLPGPSSQSKTPRRRTFPGVASRRNPERRARPLTRSRSRILGSLSALPTEEEEEEEDDKFMLVRKRKTTDSYTSEDDVPRSRRPGSMTLPHVIRPVEEITEEELENICNNSREKIYNRSLGSTCHQCRQKTIDTKTNCRNPECWGVRGQFCGPCLRNRYGEEVKDALLDPNWHCPPCRRICNCSFCRQRDGRCATGVLVYLAKYHGFGNVHAYLKSLKQEFEMQA; encoded by the exons ATGGACGCTCGCCGCGTGCGG CAAAAGGGTCATGGAGTAAAGAAGAACTTAAAGAAATTTAGATATGTGAAGTTGATTTCCATGGAAACCTCGTCATCCTCTGATGACAGTTGTGACAGCTTTGCTTCAGATAATTTTGCAAACACG AGACTGCAGTCAGCCCGCACTGGCTGCCGGACCCGAAGCCAGTGCAGAGGGTCCGGTCCCCTCCGGGTGGCCATGAAGTTTCCAACTCAGAACACCAGGGGAGCCGCCGACAAGAGAGCAGCACCCCCAGAACCCTCTGAGAATTCTGTGACTGATTCCAGTTCTGATTCAGAAGATGAAAATGGCATGAATTTCTTGGAGAAAAGGGCTTTgaatataaagcaaaacaaagcaatg CTTGCAAAACTAATGTCAGAATTAGAAAGCTTCCCTGGCTCATTCCCTGGAAGGCGTTCCCTACCAGGCCCCAGTTCG CAGTCAAAGACCCCCCGGAGGCGTACATTCCCAGGTGTTGCTTCCAGAAGGAACCCTGAACGGAGAGCTCGTCCTCTCACCAGGTCAAGGTCCCGGATCCTCGGGTCCCTTAGTGCTCTAcccacagaggaggaggaggaagaggaggatgataAGTTCATGTtggtgagaaagaggaagaccaCGGACAGCTACACGAGT GAAGACGATGTGCCCAGAAGTCGCCGTCCTGGATCCATGACCCTTCCGCATGTAATTCGCCCCGTGGAAGAAATCACAGAGGAAGAGCTGGAGAACATCTGTAACAACTCTCGAGAGAAGATCTATAACCGTTCATTG GGATCTACTTGCCACCAATGCCGCCAGAAAACTATTGATACCAAAACAAACTGCAGAAACCCGGAGTGCTGGGGTGTTCGCGGCCAGTTCTGTGGCCCCTGCCTTCGAAACCGTTACGGTGAAGAGGTCAAGGACGCTCTGCTCGATCCA AACTGGCATTGCCCGCCTTGCCGCCGAATCTGCAACTGCAGTTTCTGTCGGCAGCGAGATGGGCGGTGTGCCACTGGGGTCCTTGTGTATTTAGCCAAATACCATGGCTTTGGGAACGTGCATGCTTACTTGAAAAG tctGAAACAGGAATTCGAAATGCAGGCATAG
- the CDCA7 gene encoding cell division cycle-associated protein 7 isoform X2 encodes MDARRVRQKGHGVKKNLKKFRYVKLISMETSSSSDDSCDSFASDNFANTRLQSARTGCRTRSQCRGSGPLRVAMKFPTQNTRGAADKRAAPPEPSENSVTDSSSDSEDENGMNFLEKRALNIKQNKAMLAKLMSELESFPGSFPGRRSLPGPSSSKTPRRRTFPGVASRRNPERRARPLTRSRSRILGSLSALPTEEEEEEEDDKFMLVRKRKTTDSYTSEDDVPRSRRPGSMTLPHVIRPVEEITEEELENICNNSREKIYNRSLGSTCHQCRQKTIDTKTNCRNPECWGVRGQFCGPCLRNRYGEEVKDALLDPNWHCPPCRRICNCSFCRQRDGRCATGVLVYLAKYHGFGNVHAYLKSLKQEFEMQA; translated from the exons ATGGACGCTCGCCGCGTGCGG CAAAAGGGTCATGGAGTAAAGAAGAACTTAAAGAAATTTAGATATGTGAAGTTGATTTCCATGGAAACCTCGTCATCCTCTGATGACAGTTGTGACAGCTTTGCTTCAGATAATTTTGCAAACACG AGACTGCAGTCAGCCCGCACTGGCTGCCGGACCCGAAGCCAGTGCAGAGGGTCCGGTCCCCTCCGGGTGGCCATGAAGTTTCCAACTCAGAACACCAGGGGAGCCGCCGACAAGAGAGCAGCACCCCCAGAACCCTCTGAGAATTCTGTGACTGATTCCAGTTCTGATTCAGAAGATGAAAATGGCATGAATTTCTTGGAGAAAAGGGCTTTgaatataaagcaaaacaaagcaatg CTTGCAAAACTAATGTCAGAATTAGAAAGCTTCCCTGGCTCATTCCCTGGAAGGCGTTCCCTACCAGGCCCCAGTTCG TCAAAGACCCCCCGGAGGCGTACATTCCCAGGTGTTGCTTCCAGAAGGAACCCTGAACGGAGAGCTCGTCCTCTCACCAGGTCAAGGTCCCGGATCCTCGGGTCCCTTAGTGCTCTAcccacagaggaggaggaggaagaggaggatgataAGTTCATGTtggtgagaaagaggaagaccaCGGACAGCTACACGAGT GAAGACGATGTGCCCAGAAGTCGCCGTCCTGGATCCATGACCCTTCCGCATGTAATTCGCCCCGTGGAAGAAATCACAGAGGAAGAGCTGGAGAACATCTGTAACAACTCTCGAGAGAAGATCTATAACCGTTCATTG GGATCTACTTGCCACCAATGCCGCCAGAAAACTATTGATACCAAAACAAACTGCAGAAACCCGGAGTGCTGGGGTGTTCGCGGCCAGTTCTGTGGCCCCTGCCTTCGAAACCGTTACGGTGAAGAGGTCAAGGACGCTCTGCTCGATCCA AACTGGCATTGCCCGCCTTGCCGCCGAATCTGCAACTGCAGTTTCTGTCGGCAGCGAGATGGGCGGTGTGCCACTGGGGTCCTTGTGTATTTAGCCAAATACCATGGCTTTGGGAACGTGCATGCTTACTTGAAAAG tctGAAACAGGAATTCGAAATGCAGGCATAG
- the CDCA7 gene encoding cell division cycle-associated protein 7 isoform X3: MDARRVRQKGHGVKKNLKKFRYVKLISMETSSSSDDSCDSFASDNFANTKPKFRSDISEELANVFYEDSDNESFCGFSESEVQDVLDHCGFLQKPRPDVTKELASIFHADSDDESFCGFSESEIQDGMRLQSARTGCRTRSQCRGSGPLRVAMKFPTQNTRGAADKRAAPPEPSENSVTDSSSDSEDENGMNFLEKRALNIKQNKAMLAKLMSELESFPGSFPGRRSLPGPSSQSKTPRRRTFPGVASRRNPERRARPLTRSRSRILGSLSALPTEEEEEEEDDKFMLVRKRKTTDSYTSEDDVPRSRRPGSMTLPHVIRPVEEITEEELENICNNSREKIYNRSLGSTCHQCRQKTIDTKTNCRNPECWGVRGQFCGPCLRNRYGEEVKDALLDPNWHCPPCRRICNCSFCRQRDGRCATGVLVYLAKYHGFGNVHAYLKSLKQEFEMQA; encoded by the exons ATGGACGCTCGCCGCGTGCGG CAAAAGGGTCATGGAGTAAAGAAGAACTTAAAGAAATTTAGATATGTGAAGTTGATTTCCATGGAAACCTCGTCATCCTCTGATGACAGTTGTGACAGCTTTGCTTCAGATAATTTTGCAAACACG aaaccTAAATTCAGGTCAGATATCAGTGAAGAACTGGCAAATGTTTTTTATGAGGACTCTGATAATGAATCTTTCTGCGGCTTTTCAGAAAGTGAGGTGCAAGATGTGTTAGACCATTGTGGATTTTTACAGAAACCAAGGCCAGATGTCACTAAAGAACTGGCCAGTATTTTTCATGCCGACTCTGACGATGAATCATTTTGCGGTTTCTCAGAGAGTGAGATACAAGATGGAATG AGACTGCAGTCAGCCCGCACTGGCTGCCGGACCCGAAGCCAGTGCAGAGGGTCCGGTCCCCTCCGGGTGGCCATGAAGTTTCCAACTCAGAACACCAGGGGAGCCGCCGACAAGAGAGCAGCACCCCCAGAACCCTCTGAGAATTCTGTGACTGATTCCAGTTCTGATTCAGAAGATGAAAATGGCATGAATTTCTTGGAGAAAAGGGCTTTgaatataaagcaaaacaaagcaatg CTTGCAAAACTAATGTCAGAATTAGAAAGCTTCCCTGGCTCATTCCCTGGAAGGCGTTCCCTACCAGGCCCCAGTTCG CAGTCAAAGACCCCCCGGAGGCGTACATTCCCAGGTGTTGCTTCCAGAAGGAACCCTGAACGGAGAGCTCGTCCTCTCACCAGGTCAAGGTCCCGGATCCTCGGGTCCCTTAGTGCTCTAcccacagaggaggaggaggaagaggaggatgataAGTTCATGTtggtgagaaagaggaagaccaCGGACAGCTACACGAGT GAAGACGATGTGCCCAGAAGTCGCCGTCCTGGATCCATGACCCTTCCGCATGTAATTCGCCCCGTGGAAGAAATCACAGAGGAAGAGCTGGAGAACATCTGTAACAACTCTCGAGAGAAGATCTATAACCGTTCATTG GGATCTACTTGCCACCAATGCCGCCAGAAAACTATTGATACCAAAACAAACTGCAGAAACCCGGAGTGCTGGGGTGTTCGCGGCCAGTTCTGTGGCCCCTGCCTTCGAAACCGTTACGGTGAAGAGGTCAAGGACGCTCTGCTCGATCCA AACTGGCATTGCCCGCCTTGCCGCCGAATCTGCAACTGCAGTTTCTGTCGGCAGCGAGATGGGCGGTGTGCCACTGGGGTCCTTGTGTATTTAGCCAAATACCATGGCTTTGGGAACGTGCATGCTTACTTGAAAAG tctGAAACAGGAATTCGAAATGCAGGCATAG